Genomic segment of bacterium:
GGAGGCCGGCTGGTTCCTTGGCCTTGATGATGAAACGGTCTATCGCATAGACAAAGAAATGCTTGAGGCGCAGTATAATGCAAAGCTTATACCTGCACCAGCGGCGATAAACATAAGCGTGGACGAGGTAAGTTACAAAAATTACGAAAGAACCTAAATTTTTAATTGACATTTATTTTGTTGTTTATATAATAGACTTACTTTTAAAATAAAGAGAGAAAATGATTAAAAACTCGCATAGTTATTAAGAAAGTTGGCTTTTTAAGAAACTTTTACTCCTAAAATGTTAATTTTTTGCTTCAAATATGAGTTTTCAGGTATTTTTCAGGGAGATTTTTATTAAAACTCTAAATTTAGATTTTACTTAGCTCTATTTTTTAATTTAAAAGGAGGGGGGCGATAATTGAATGCTTTGGGACGCCACTTATTAGTGGAAATATTTAATTGTAGTCATGATATCTTAAACGATGAAGAAAGAATAAGAGAAATTTTAATCGAAACAGCAAATGTTTCAGGAACTACCATATTAAGTATTAGCTTAAAAAAGTTTGAACCACAAGGAGTTAGTGGCGTGGTAGTTATTGCTGAATCTCATATTTCTATTCATACTTGGCCTGAATATAGATATGCAGCTTGCGATATCTTTACTTGTGGCGATAAAGTTTGGCCAGAAAAAGGGGCTGAGCATCTCATTAAAGAATTAAAAGCCGGTAATTCCTCCGTAGTGGAAGTAAAACGAGGAATTATTAATGTTAATAATCAAAATTTAAAGCATAAACCTTAAAAGGTCAAAATTTTTTTAGGTAACTCAATATTAAAGATGCTTATTAATAATAACTACAAGTGGTTTATTGAAGAATCGAGTCATGATTGTAAACATTTCCATGCTCTCTCTGAAGTTATTTATAATGGAGTCACTAAATTTCAAAGAGTAGAAATATTAAACCTCAAAACTTATGGTAAAGCTTTAGTTTTAGATGGTCGAGTTCAATCAGCAGAACTTGATGAATTTATTTACCATGAAGCCTTAGTCCATCCAGCGATGATTACTCATCCTTACCCTGAAAAAGTAGCTATTATTGGAGGTGGCGAAGGAGCTACGTTAAGAGAAGTCTTAAGACATAATTGTGTTAAAGAAGTAGTAATGATTGATATTGATGAAGAAGTAGTCAATCTTTGCCAAGAATATCTACCTACCATCCATCAAAATTCTTTTTTTGATTCTCGAGTTAAATTAATCTTTGCTGATGCTCGTAAATATTTTGAAGAAACAAAGGAAATTTATGATGTCATCATTATTGATATTTCTGAACCATTAGCAGGAAGCCCAGCTTATCTTTTATTTACTCAGGAATTTTACCAAATTATTAAAAACCATATTAAGGAGAATGGTATAATCTCAATCCAATCAGGAACTACTAATCCTGAGGAGAATAAACTTTATTTATCTATCTACAAGACTCTACAAAGTGTCTTTCCTTGTCTTCACACTTATGAAGCTTTTACTTTTGCTTATTATACTTCTTGGGGATTTATTACGGCTTCTTTCCAGCATCACCCTGAAAAACTCAGGGAAGAGATAGTAAGAGAACGGCTAGCGCAAAGAAATATTACTAATCTAAGGTTTTATGATGAAATCACCCATCAGTTACTCTCTTTTCTACCTAAATATCTTCGAGATTCAATTAACAAAAATCCAGAAAGAATAATCTTAGATAATGATCCTGTTTACGCTATATAAAAAAACATAGAAAAAAAATTAGGAGGAATGTCCATGTCGACAAAAAAATATATCTACTTATTTGCTAATGGAAAAGCAGAAGGTAATGCTTTGATGAAGGATCTCATAGGCGGGAAAGGGTCTGGCTTAGCTCAAATGACTAATATTGGCATTCCAGTTCCTCCTGGTTTTACTATTACTACTGAAGCTTGTATTTATTATAGTGAAAATAACAAAGCTTATCCCGATAGATTAGAAGAAGAGATTTTAGAAAACTTAAGAAAGTTAGAAGAAGCAATAGGTAAGAAATTGGGAGATAGCGAAAATCCTCTTTTGGTTTCTGTTCGGAGTGGAGCTAAATTTTCCATGCCCGGGATGATGGATACTATCTTAAATCTTGGCTTAAATGATCAGACAGTAGTGGCTTTTGCTAAAAAGATCAATAACGAGAGAACAGCTTATGATAGTTATCGTCGCTTTATCTCTATGTTTAGCAGTGTGGTCTTAGGTATGGAACATAAAGATTTTGAGTTTATCCTAGAAGAAGAAAAGGAAGAAGAAAAAGTAAAATTTGATACCGAGTTAGGAGTAAACTCTTTAAAAGACTTAGTCATTAGGTATAAAGAAGCTGTAAAAAGTTTAAGAGGAATAGAATTTCCTCAAGATCCTATGATTCAACTTAAAATGGCTATTGAGGCTGTCTTCGAGTCTTGGAATAATCCTAGAGCTATTACTTACCGTAAATTAAATAATATTCCAGACAATTTAGGAACAGCGGTCAATATTCAAGCTATGGTCTTTGGCAATATGGGAGAGCTTTCTGGAACAGGAGTAGCTTTTACTCGCGATCCCTCTACTGGTGAAAAGAAATTTTATGGAGAATACCTCTTAAATGCTCAAGGTGAAGATGTAGTTGCTGGAATTAGAACTCCTAATCCCATTAACGGCTTAAAAAACCAGATGCCCAGGGTTTACGAACAACTTCTTAATGTGACTACAATCTTAGAACAAGAATATCGTGATATGCAAGATATTGAATTTACCATTGAAGATGAAAAGCTGTATCTGCTTCAAACTAGAAATGGCAAACGTACAGCTTTTGCAGCCTTAAAAATTGCTGTGGACATGGTCAATGAAAATTCAATTACTAAAGAAGAAGCTCTTCTTCGCCTTGATCCTCATCAATTAGATCAACTCCTCCATCCTATCTTAGATCCCAATGCTGAATATGAAGTAGTTGGAAAAGGACTACCTGCCTCTCCTGGAGCAGCTTGCGGAAAAGCAGTCTTTGAGGCTGATGAAGCGGTAAGGATGAGTGAAGCCGGGGAAAAGGTTATCTTAGTTCGTCGAGAAACTTGCCCTGATGATATTCATGGAATGCATGCCGCTAAGGGCATTCTTACTGCTCGCGGAGGGATGACCAGCCATGCGGCAGTGGTAGCTCGAGGAATGGGCAAATGTTGCGTTGCCGGTTGTAGTGATATAAAAGTGCATGAAGAAGAGAAATATTTTCTCGTAGGAGAGATAAAAGTTTCTCAAGGTGATTACATTACTTTAGAGGGTAGTAAGGGATACTTAATTTTAGGCCAAGTGCCGATGGTAAAACCAAGTTTAAGTGGAGATTTGACTACAATTATGGCTTGGGCAGATGAATATCGAAGATTAAAGATTAGAACTAATGCTGATACCCCTTTTGATGCTAAAATAGCTAAGGGTTTTGGAGCAGAAGGAATAGGTCTTTGCCGAACTGAACATATGTTCTTTGAAAAGGATCGCATTCCTATCATGCAAAAGATGATCTTAGCTAGCGAAAAAGAAGAACGTAAAAAGTATCTGGATGAGCTTTTACCTATGCAGAGAGAAGATTTTGTAGGAATCTTTAAAGTTATGGATGGCCTTCCGGTCACGATTAGATTATTAGATCCTCCTCTCCATGAATTTTTGCCGCGTCGAGAAGAGCTAATGGTAGAAATTGCTACTTTGAAACTGAAAGATTCAAGCCACCCTGAATTACTTGAGAAAGAAAATCTCTTGAAGAGAGTTGAAGAACTCCATGAATTTAATCCTATGTTAGGACACCGAGGTTGTCGATTAGGAATTACCTACCCAGAAATTACAGAGATGCAAGCTAAGGCTATCTTTGAAGCTACTTGTGAAGTAATAAAAGAAGGTCATAAAGTCCTACCTGAAATAATGGTTCCTTTAGTAGGAGAAGTTAAGGAATTTATTCATCAAAAAGAGATTATTAATCGGGTAGCCAAAGAGGTTATGGAAAAATACAATCTGACTGTAGAATATATGGTAGGAACTATGATTGAAGTTCCTCGAGCCGCCCTTACTGCAGATAAAATTGCCCAAGAAGCCGAGTTTTTCTCTTATGGCACTAATGATCTTACTCAAACTACTTTTGGATTTAGCCGCGATGACGCCGGAAATTTTATCCGTTACTACATAGATCACAAGATTTTTGAAAAAGATCCTTTCCAGCATCTTGATACCGAGGGAGTAGGGCAATTGATCAAGTTTAGTATAGAAAGAGGAAGAACATCTCGAGTTGGTTTAAAAGTAGGGATCTGTGGAGAACATGGAGGAGATCCAAGCTCTGTTGAATTTTGTCATCAGGCAGGAATGGATTATGTAAGTTGCTCTCCTTATCGTATTCCTATTGCTCGTTTGGCTGCTGCTATCGCTAATATAAGATCAAATAAATCAAAGTGTTAAAATCTAGGTAAACTTCATCCGTCAGGTGATAGCAGTCAACTTTGTATAGAGGAGCCGTGGTTTTCGGTGATGTTTCATTATAGCTTAGTTATAGTGAGGTGTTGAAAGATGGACCCTTGGGGGTAAAGTGCTAAACATTGCCGTTTTAGTTTCTGGAAGAGGATCTAATCTTCAAGCCATCATTGAGGCGATAGAAGAAGGATGGCTGAAGGTAAAAATTGCTGGGGTAATCAGCGATCAAGAAGATGCTTTGGCTCTAAAGCGAGCTATGAAACATAACTTACCAGTCATTTTTATCAATCCAAAAAATTTTCCTGCCAAGGCTGAGTACGAAGAAGAGATTATTGATTACTTAAAAAAAAGAGAAGTAAGTTTAGTTGTCTTAGCTGGATATAGGCAATTAGTTAGTTCTACCTTGCTTTCGGCGTACCCTAATAAGATTATTAATATCCATCCTTCTCTTTTGCCTTCTTTTCCAGGGTTAGATAGTCAAAAGCAAGCCTTAGAATATGGAGTAAAGATAACTGGCGCTACTGTCCATTTTGTGGATAAAGGTTGCGATACAGGTCCCATCATCCTTCAAAGCCCGGTAAAAGTCTTAGAAGATGACACGTCGGAATCTTTATCAGAGAGAATCTTAAGAGAAGAACATCAAATCTTGCCTCAAGCTATTTCTTTATTTGCTCAAGGGAAACTAAATCTTCAAAGAAGAAGAGTGACTATTAGTGATTAAGATCGGACACCTTCTATTTTTTCTCTTTCTCTTTAGTTTCTTTAATTTTTCTGCTGCTCAAGAAACAAAAACTTCTACTCTTGAAAATGAATATTATTCTGGGTCGACTTCTCTTCTTTTGCGAGATGTAGAATTTTTTTTAAAAAAATGCGAAAAAATACCTGTTTATGGAAAAATTTTAGGACTTATTACTTCTCATGGAAACTATAAGACTTCTGGGCAAACAGCTGCTTATGCTTATCGGACTTTAAAAGGAAAAAAGATTGATACCGTAATTATTATTGGTCCAAGTCATAACTTAAAGTTTCCAGGTGCCTCTATTTACGCCAAGGACTACTATCTTACCCCCTTAGGAAAAGTTCCTGTAAATCTTGAACTAGCTAAGACTTTAATCATGGAGAATGAATTTATTACCTTTTACTCTGACCCTTACTCAAAAGAGCACTCCATAGAAGCTCAACTTCCTTTCTTGCAGAGAACGTTACAAAATTTTCAAATACTTCCTATCTTAATTGGCGATGATGATAAAGATATCTACCTATCTTTATCAGAAGCTCTTCTAAAGCACCTTAAAGATCAAAATATTCTAATTATTGCTAGTGCTAATTTATCTA
This window contains:
- the speD gene encoding adenosylmethionine decarboxylase — translated: MNALGRHLLVEIFNCSHDILNDEERIREILIETANVSGTTILSISLKKFEPQGVSGVVVIAESHISIHTWPEYRYAACDIFTCGDKVWPEKGAEHLIKELKAGNSSVVEVKRGIINVNNQNLKHKP
- the speE gene encoding polyamine aminopropyltransferase; amino-acid sequence: MLINNNYKWFIEESSHDCKHFHALSEVIYNGVTKFQRVEILNLKTYGKALVLDGRVQSAELDEFIYHEALVHPAMITHPYPEKVAIIGGGEGATLREVLRHNCVKEVVMIDIDEEVVNLCQEYLPTIHQNSFFDSRVKLIFADARKYFEETKEIYDVIIIDISEPLAGSPAYLLFTQEFYQIIKNHIKENGIISIQSGTTNPEENKLYLSIYKTLQSVFPCLHTYEAFTFAYYTSWGFITASFQHHPEKLREEIVRERLAQRNITNLRFYDEITHQLLSFLPKYLRDSINKNPERIILDNDPVYAI
- the ppdK gene encoding pyruvate, phosphate dikinase, yielding MSTKKYIYLFANGKAEGNALMKDLIGGKGSGLAQMTNIGIPVPPGFTITTEACIYYSENNKAYPDRLEEEILENLRKLEEAIGKKLGDSENPLLVSVRSGAKFSMPGMMDTILNLGLNDQTVVAFAKKINNERTAYDSYRRFISMFSSVVLGMEHKDFEFILEEEKEEEKVKFDTELGVNSLKDLVIRYKEAVKSLRGIEFPQDPMIQLKMAIEAVFESWNNPRAITYRKLNNIPDNLGTAVNIQAMVFGNMGELSGTGVAFTRDPSTGEKKFYGEYLLNAQGEDVVAGIRTPNPINGLKNQMPRVYEQLLNVTTILEQEYRDMQDIEFTIEDEKLYLLQTRNGKRTAFAALKIAVDMVNENSITKEEALLRLDPHQLDQLLHPILDPNAEYEVVGKGLPASPGAACGKAVFEADEAVRMSEAGEKVILVRRETCPDDIHGMHAAKGILTARGGMTSHAAVVARGMGKCCVAGCSDIKVHEEEKYFLVGEIKVSQGDYITLEGSKGYLILGQVPMVKPSLSGDLTTIMAWADEYRRLKIRTNADTPFDAKIAKGFGAEGIGLCRTEHMFFEKDRIPIMQKMILASEKEERKKYLDELLPMQREDFVGIFKVMDGLPVTIRLLDPPLHEFLPRREELMVEIATLKLKDSSHPELLEKENLLKRVEELHEFNPMLGHRGCRLGITYPEITEMQAKAIFEATCEVIKEGHKVLPEIMVPLVGEVKEFIHQKEIINRVAKEVMEKYNLTVEYMVGTMIEVPRAALTADKIAQEAEFFSYGTNDLTQTTFGFSRDDAGNFIRYYIDHKIFEKDPFQHLDTEGVGQLIKFSIERGRTSRVGLKVGICGEHGGDPSSVEFCHQAGMDYVSCSPYRIPIARLAAAIANIRSNKSKC
- a CDS encoding phosphoribosylglycinamide formyltransferase gives rise to the protein MLNIAVLVSGRGSNLQAIIEAIEEGWLKVKIAGVISDQEDALALKRAMKHNLPVIFINPKNFPAKAEYEEEIIDYLKKREVSLVVLAGYRQLVSSTLLSAYPNKIINIHPSLLPSFPGLDSQKQALEYGVKITGATVHFVDKGCDTGPIILQSPVKVLEDDTSESLSERILREEHQILPQAISLFAQGKLNLQRRRVTISD